From a region of the Haloferax volcanii DS2 genome:
- a CDS encoding glycosyltransferase has translation MRGDSGDVETPRVHKNTDRLADTGRDRDTIEVVPNGIDVDQIRNAPLPDEGDSFDVLFAGRLIADKNVSVLLDAFDRVADDYDDVTLGVVGDGPEADRLERQADSLDHADRVSLLGFLDEYEDVLGQMRAADVFASPSTREGFGITYAEAMAADCTVIGVQHPESAASEVIGDAGYLAEPTVDSVAESLARALGGETPPTEPTKRAERYDWDSVADQAEKAYERAIDGRW, from the coding sequence CTGAGAGGCGATTCAGGCGACGTGGAAACACCGCGAGTTCACAAAAACACCGACCGCCTCGCCGATACCGGCCGGGACAGGGACACGATCGAGGTCGTCCCGAACGGCATCGACGTCGACCAGATTCGCAACGCGCCGCTCCCCGACGAGGGCGACTCGTTCGACGTGCTGTTCGCCGGGCGACTCATCGCCGACAAGAACGTCTCCGTCCTCCTCGACGCGTTCGACCGCGTGGCCGACGACTACGACGACGTGACGCTGGGCGTCGTCGGCGACGGCCCGGAGGCCGACCGCCTCGAACGACAGGCCGACTCGTTGGACCACGCCGACCGCGTGAGCCTGCTTGGATTCCTCGACGAGTACGAGGACGTGTTGGGCCAGATGCGCGCCGCGGACGTGTTCGCCTCTCCGAGCACACGAGAGGGATTCGGCATCACCTACGCCGAGGCGATGGCCGCCGACTGTACGGTTATCGGCGTTCAACACCCCGAATCGGCGGCGAGTGAGGTCATCGGTGACGCGGGCTATCTCGCTGAGCCGACTGTCGATTCGGTCGCAGAGTCGTTAGCCCGAGCGCTCGGGGGCGAGACGCCGCCGACCGAACCGACGAAACGCGCCGAGCGGTACGATTGGGACAGCGTCGCCGACCAAGCGGAGAAGGCGTACGAGCGCGCTATCGACGGTCGGTGGTGA
- a CDS encoding helix-turn-helix domain-containing protein, with protein MRYEWLDERVDELIERYEAGQSLREIAEVFDVSAPTIHRRLQDHDVTMRNGGPAYTQLANRREELVEAYERRSSLQTLADRYDTSPVAIRFHLEKAGADPISLPKTTDIGLSPSQVSVIQGELLGDGCLHSRYDGSCFFQLSTTTEEHARRLITKLPDGFFPESQPNSFTRLNQFTDEDYTSWIVTSRPQPRLQRMYEEWYEVRDEKNNRKIVPEDFHLDKTALLHWYWGDGNCSIRDSGAPRVSFATHGFPESCVEHLQSEVDRLGYDNYAVRQKGIEDGSGLYIRLRDYDARTFLDDLRRSNTLMAYDYKFPVPVKDG; from the coding sequence ATGCGGTACGAGTGGCTCGACGAGCGAGTTGACGAACTCATTGAGCGCTATGAAGCGGGACAGTCGCTCCGTGAGATTGCGGAGGTCTTCGATGTCTCTGCACCGACGATTCACCGCCGTCTACAGGACCACGATGTCACAATGCGAAATGGTGGTCCGGCGTACACGCAGTTAGCGAACCGAAGAGAGGAACTGGTTGAAGCGTACGAGCGTCGGAGTTCCCTCCAGACGCTTGCGGACCGATACGACACCTCCCCAGTCGCAATCCGATTCCACCTTGAAAAAGCGGGTGCCGATCCCATCTCACTCCCGAAAACTACTGATATCGGACTGAGTCCATCCCAGGTGTCGGTTATTCAAGGCGAACTACTCGGCGATGGGTGCTTGCACTCACGGTATGATGGGTCGTGTTTCTTCCAACTCTCGACGACGACGGAGGAGCACGCACGTCGACTAATCACAAAGCTTCCCGATGGGTTCTTCCCGGAGTCCCAGCCGAACTCGTTCACTCGGCTGAATCAGTTTACCGACGAAGACTACACTTCGTGGATAGTCACGTCACGACCGCAACCACGTCTCCAACGAATGTACGAGGAGTGGTACGAAGTCAGGGACGAAAAGAACAATCGAAAAATCGTCCCGGAGGACTTCCACCTCGACAAGACAGCACTCCTACATTGGTACTGGGGCGACGGGAACTGCTCAATCCGTGACAGCGGCGCACCGCGCGTTTCCTTTGCGACCCACGGCTTTCCCGAGTCGTGCGTCGAACATCTCCAGTCAGAGGTCGACCGACTGGGCTACGACAACTACGCAGTCAGACAGAAGGGCATCGAAGACGGCTCGGGTCTGTATATTCGTCTTCGTGACTACGATGCACGAACGTTCCTCGACGACCTCCGACGCTCGAATACGCTCATGGCGTACGACTACAAATTCCCCGTCCCCGTGAAAGACGGATGA
- the agl7 gene encoding low-salt glycan biosynthesis sulfotransferase Agl7, producing the protein MITGPISNLSGESGFENVFIFISDSLRYDALPERIRSKGLTIKTIAAAPWTASSIPSLMSGKYPSSHNVWMFEDRLPQRPPLLSEQEDWDAGFDSEKHWLKFESSEKPPVKMLRLDGEQKLADIEPPFVHVVHDLGPHAPYGFENDEYETGPYFRDYNDPKDLQQKYQNDAEKSANYFLEILDKLENLGLREDTLCVFTSDHGELLGEGGRLGGKWGHSTPLCPELLEVPMTFIGKGIPKGETLSGVASGVDLAPTCLSAVGREIGHVDGIDLWAETPDEDRRVRSDVWQRYNAFGRELPVYVASGLWDNDGGWVKHRRSKLLRMAYYGYDVFLGDYAPPARSTTGISELVSGLKFWGRDWEKFGNTTISLQEAQKELSDELVRSEDSVELSEEQTEHLEALGYV; encoded by the coding sequence ATGATTACGGGGCCAATTTCAAATCTGTCAGGCGAATCGGGTTTTGAAAATGTATTTATATTTATTTCTGACTCACTCAGGTATGATGCACTCCCTGAAAGAATCCGCTCAAAGGGTCTAACGATAAAAACAATCGCTGCAGCACCTTGGACAGCATCTTCAATTCCATCGTTGATGTCCGGGAAGTATCCATCAAGTCACAATGTTTGGATGTTCGAAGACCGACTTCCGCAACGTCCACCCCTATTATCTGAACAGGAAGACTGGGATGCTGGGTTTGACTCTGAGAAACACTGGTTGAAATTTGAATCAAGTGAGAAGCCCCCGGTCAAAATGCTTCGACTAGATGGGGAACAGAAGCTCGCTGATATTGAACCGCCATTTGTTCATGTTGTCCATGATCTCGGTCCCCACGCACCCTACGGCTTCGAAAACGACGAATACGAAACTGGCCCCTATTTTAGGGATTACAACGATCCAAAAGATCTACAGCAGAAGTACCAAAACGATGCTGAAAAGTCAGCAAATTATTTCTTAGAGATATTAGACAAGTTAGAAAATCTGGGACTTCGTGAAGATACACTCTGTGTATTCACGTCGGATCATGGGGAGTTGTTAGGTGAAGGTGGTCGATTGGGAGGAAAGTGGGGCCACTCAACGCCTCTTTGCCCTGAACTACTCGAAGTCCCAATGACCTTCATTGGCAAAGGAATCCCAAAGGGAGAGACACTTAGCGGGGTCGCATCAGGAGTTGATTTAGCACCGACTTGTCTTTCAGCGGTTGGACGAGAGATTGGCCACGTAGATGGCATTGACCTCTGGGCAGAGACGCCGGATGAAGATCGACGTGTTAGGAGTGATGTTTGGCAGCGGTACAATGCATTCGGTAGAGAACTTCCCGTCTACGTTGCTTCCGGTTTATGGGATAATGATGGGGGCTGGGTGAAGCATCGACGATCTAAGTTACTTAGGATGGCATACTACGGTTATGACGTATTCCTCGGCGACTACGCACCACCCGCTCGGAGCACAACTGGAATTAGTGAGCTGGTTTCTGGGCTTAAATTCTGGGGAAGAGATTGGGAGAAATTTGGGAATACGACAATCTCGCTTCAAGAAGCTCAAAAAGAATTAAGCGATGAACTCGTCCGGAGTGAGGACTCTGTCGAACTTTCTGAGGAACAGACAGAGCACCTAGAAGCCTTAGGTTACGTGTGA
- a CDS encoding alkaline phosphatase family protein, translated as MIGISRENVSTLWQRPRRIIPFLIRKYNYATNDVTYNEDGVDIFEEDWDNLVILDACRYDYFQSESKLSGDTSFRFSRGAMSSEFITGNFANKKVHDTIYVSANGFYPTLKDEINTEVYQYIDLPRDAADNITTHPETVTKAAIEANDDNPNKRLIIHYLQPHQPYIGEFGRSKFEFEGNLKDSMRKSQVTKEDVRTAYTENLNIVLDEVAILNESLDGKTVVTADHGEMLGEKIGPFELYGHFQGVYRDELVKVPWHVLEYDSRRDIIAEEPVSDMVDLDDKELNQRLKDLGYKV; from the coding sequence ATGATTGGGATATCAAGGGAGAACGTCAGTACACTTTGGCAGCGCCCAAGACGGATAATTCCATTCCTGATTCGGAAATATAACTACGCAACTAACGACGTCACATACAATGAAGATGGTGTCGACATATTTGAAGAAGACTGGGATAACTTGGTGATTCTTGATGCGTGCCGGTATGACTATTTTCAGTCTGAGTCTAAGTTAAGCGGTGATACCTCTTTTCGATTCTCGAGGGGTGCTATGAGTTCGGAATTTATCACGGGTAACTTTGCGAATAAAAAGGTTCATGACACAATCTACGTCTCAGCAAATGGCTTTTACCCTACATTGAAAGATGAGATAAACACAGAAGTATACCAATATATTGACTTACCACGGGATGCAGCAGACAATATTACTACACATCCAGAGACAGTAACTAAAGCTGCAATTGAAGCAAATGACGACAATCCAAATAAGAGGCTCATCATTCACTATCTCCAACCCCACCAACCATACATAGGTGAGTTTGGACGCTCCAAATTTGAGTTCGAGGGAAATTTGAAAGATTCAATGAGAAAAAGTCAGGTGACCAAAGAAGATGTGCGAACGGCATATACTGAGAATCTGAATATAGTTCTTGACGAAGTCGCTATATTAAACGAATCCCTTGATGGGAAAACAGTTGTAACTGCGGATCATGGCGAAATGTTAGGTGAAAAAATCGGGCCATTTGAGCTATATGGTCATTTCCAGGGAGTATACCGAGACGAATTAGTTAAAGTTCCATGGCATGTGTTAGAATATGACTCCAGAAGAGATATCATCGCTGAGGAGCCAGTTTCGGATATGGTGGATTTAGATGACAAAGAACTCAATCAACGCTTGAAAGACTTAGGATACAAAGTATAG